AGACCGGCCTCATCCCGCCCGACCAGTGCCTCAACCAGATGCTGGGCCCCGCAGACCTGATTGGCAGAAGTAGAGTTGGGCAGCACCTTCGATTCGGGATAATCATCAAAATCCTTGCTGAACAATTCCAGCCCGATTTCCATCGAGTGAAAGACAGACTTCTGCCGAAGCCCTGTGGAGATAATCTTCGTTTTGCGAAGCCCGACAGTCAGCAGCCCCACCAGCATCGAAATAATCGCCACCACCACCAGCAGTTCAATCAGCGTAAAGCCGCCTGCTTTTTTCTGTTTCATTTCCATAACTGTTTCTTTCCTATGAGCCGTCCTTACGGCTGCGGATTGACGACATTATCCTGTACCGTCTCGAACTTCTTATCCGGTCCGGCTGAAATCAGAACCGGAAAAGCATCATACGAATCCGACGGATCCGCCGGATCATCGGGGTCATACTGATATCGAATCGGCATTCCCCACACATCCACAAAGCGAATCAAATCCGTCGGTGTGCTGCCCGTCGGAATCTCAATCAGGAGCACCCGCCCCGATGCATCCTTATTGGAAAGAAACTGGTCCAGAAGGGTTCCGAGAATCGCCTTGCTGTTCGGACTTCGATTCAGAAAATAATAGAGAGCTTCGCTGGACCAGGCGGCGGCCTCCAAAGAGGGATTCTCCGCCGTATTCTGAAGATGAACCCCCTGTGTAATCGTAACCGTATTGTTGGGCTGACCGGAGGCATTTTCACCAAAAGCAGCACATTCAAACCCAAACTCGCTGTTCACCTGCGGCACATAAGAGTGGTAATCGTTGTAATACTGCTCGAGAGCTGTTGCCAGGACGGCCAGAGTGCTTTCCGTCAGCCGAATCTCCGACTGACGTTTCAGATGAATCCCCAGACCGCTCAAAACACCGACCAGAATCAGCACCACTGCCAGCGTAACCAGCACCTCTGCCAGCGTCATCCCGTCTTCTCGGTGCGTTATGAACATACTTTCTCCGCCCGGAATGCCCCAAAGGGACACGGCCGGTTACTCCTTACCCTTTTCGAAATTCAGCACGTCATCCGCTGTGCCGTACAGTCCGTCCTTGCCGGCCGAAATCAGAATGTACGAATCCGCCCGATACGGACGTTTTACACCATCCGGAAAAGCGGCGGTCTTGGTGGCCGTCTGAACCTGCTTATTCAGAATCATCTCCTCAAACCGCTGCAAATCATCCACAACAGTTCCGGTTCGAAGCGGATGAAGTATCGTTGTTCCCTGCTCCGGGTCTCCGAGTGCCAGCAGCCGTTCATTATCCCAATAGTTGTAAATATCATCATTCTGGGCGGGATTCTGGTCGCTGCCTAAATCGGACCAAAGATAATTCTGGAACTTGTAGGCCGTGCGGGCCCGGTAATACAGAATCGGCATTCCCGTCTTCTTTCCGGACTGCCTTTTCTTGGCATACACATCACAAAGCAGGAAATTGTACCGGTTGAAAGAGCCCCAGTTGACATAAATGTCATCGATTCGATAGGCATTCGCATGTTCCAGATCAATATACTTCTTGCGAACATCAATATTCTGAGAACCGGTTTCGACATAGACATTGGGGACATTGATTCCGTTGATTGCATCATAAATCTGCACAACCCCTGCTCCGACTCCCACCCCATCCAAATCATTCAGACCGCTGGCCGTAAAGCCCGACTTGGGATGAAATCCGAGCAAATCCAGGCCGACCATCGCCTCGGCAAGCTTTGTCGCCCCGCAATAATAAGTCGGATCAATCGGATGTGCCGGGACTCGATACGAGTTTTCATCGGATTCCGGATAGACGCCGAAATCGTTTTTAAACATCTCCAGACCGACATCAATGCTGTGGAACTGGGCCCTCTGCTGAATCTCGCGGGAATAGTCCTTGACCATATTCAGCGCCGGCACCAGCAGTCCAATCAGCAGGGCAATCACCCCCATCACCGTCAGCAGTTCCACAATCGTAAATCCGCCTTTTCCCCGTTTTCGTCTGTTCATGAATCGTTCCTTTCTGATTTGTATTGATAAATGCGTTTGAGATTACATCAGCACCTGAATGACTTTCACCATCGGCAGGAACATCGCCACGACGATGGTGCCGACAATCAGGCCCAGCGACACAATCATAATCGGTTCCAGCAGACTCATCATTGCACCGACCATCACGTCGGCCTCTTCATCGAAATTGTCCGCCACTTTCATCAGCATCTTGTCCAGATCGCCGGTTTCCTCGCCGACATCCACCATGTTGACCACAATGGAGTCCACGGTTTTGGACTGCCGCAGCGGATTGGCAAACGTATCACCCTGCCGAATCGCCTGATGCACCTTGCCGAGCATCGCCGAATAGACCTCGTTGTCCGCCGTTTCCCGCGTAATGTTGATGGCCTCCAGAATCGGCACACCGGCCCCAATCAGCGTCGCCAGCGTTCGAGTCCAGCGGGCAACGGTTGTCAGATAAACCAGCCGGCGAACCACCGGCAGATGGAGTTTGAGCCAGTCGAGCGCATAACGCCCGTAGCGAAAACGCCGCAGAAACTTAAAAAACATAATCACGAAAAACGGGGAAATCGCCACCAATCCGGCATTGAGTCCCTTGTTGCCCAGCAGCCACTGGCTGATATTCAGAAGCCCCTGCGTCAGTGCCGGCAGTCCCTGCTTGCCGTCGCTCATATCCGTCAGCACCTGAGAGAAGGTCGGAATGATGAAAATCATCAGCCCCAGCACAATCAGAAACGCCACGGTCATCACAACCACCGGATAGACCATGGCGCCTTTGATTTTCGATTTGAGCCGTTCGGACTTTTCCATAAAGTCGGCCACACGAGCCAGAATCACATCGAGCACACCGCCCACCTCGCCCGCCGCCACCATATTGACAAACAGCCGGTTAAAGGTTTTGGGGTGTTTGGCCATCGCCTCTGAAAGCGTCGAACCGCCTTCAATATCATCCGCGACATAGCCGATGACGCGCTTGAGGGTGCCGGATTTCTGCTGCTCTTCCAGAATGCGAAGCGAACGAAGAATGGCCAAACCCGCATCCTGAAGCGTGGACAGCTGGCGGGCAAACTGCGTAATTTGCTTGGTTTTGACCTTGCCGCCGGAGCGTCTTCGCCGCGGAGCCGCCGCCGTTTCAGCTTTGGCCTTTTTGGCGGCCCCCTGCGCCCGCACCTTTGTGGGGAAAAGCCCTTTGCTGCGGATTTTGCTGATGGCTTCTTTGCTGCTGAGGGCATCTATCTCGGCTTTGACCTCATTGCCCTTGGCATCCAGCGCTGTGTATTGAAAAATCGTCATATTCGTTTACCTCCGAATAGGAACCGTCCCGACCGCAGGACTCCGCTGAATCCTGCGCCGCTTCCTTACGCCTCCACCGCAATCGTTTCCCGGGCCACCTCATCCAGCGTCGTAATGCCGCTGTAAATCAGTTCCAGACCGTTCTCGCGGAGGGTTTTCATCCCTTTTCGGCGGGCCGCCTCGCGCAGAACCGCCGTGGAGGCATGATTCATAATCAAATCCCGAATTTCATCATCAAACGTCATAATCTCAAATAAACCTGTTCGTCCGCGATAACCGGTGTTGTTGCACATATCACAGCCGCGTCCGTAATAAAATTTCTTGTCAGCCGCATCCTCCGGCGTCAGCCCCAGCTCCATCAGCTGCTCTTCCGTCGGCTGGTATTCCGTCTTACAGTTGGTGCAGATGCGCCGAACCAGCCGCTGGGCAATAATCCCCTCCAGTGTTGCCGTCACCAAGAAAGTCTCCAGCCCCAAATCCAAAAGACGAGCGATGGTGCTGGGGGCATCATTGGTGTGAAGCGTGGTAAACACCAGGTGACCAGTCAGAGACGCCTGAATGGAAATCTCCGCCGTTTCGAGGTCTCGAATTTCTCCGACCATCACGATATCCGGGTCCTGACGCAAAATCGAACGCAGGCACTTGGCAAAGGTTAATCCGATTTCCGGGCGAATCTGAACCTGAATCAGCCCGTCAATGTCGTACTCAACGGGGTTTTCGGTTGTAATAATCTTGGTATCAATAGAATTCAGCTCTTTGAGGGCAGAATAAAGAGTTGTGGTCTTCCCGGAACCGGTCGGGCCTGTTACAATCAAGATCCCGTTGGGCTTGTTAATGAGCTGGCGGACAATTTTCAGGTCTCGTTCCGTCATTCCGAGCATATCCAGCCGCAAATCGACCTGCTTTCTGTCCAGAACGCGAAGCACCACGCTTTCTCCAAACATTGTCGGCAGAATGCTCACACGAAGGTCCACGGGATTGCCGCCCACCACAAGGGGGATACGTCCGTCCTGCGGCAGACGCCGTTCTGCAATATCCAGATTGGCCATCACTTTGATACGGCTGGAAAGAGCCAATGCAATATGCTTGGGAGGAGGTACCATTTCATAGAGAACGCCGTCAATTCGGTACCGCATCTTAAATTCATTTTCAAACGGCTCGAAATGAATATCCGAGGCCTTGTCCTGAATGGCTTTCAGCAAAACCAGGTTGAGCAGTTTCTTGACGGGGTTGGAATCAGCGGCTTCCTTCAATTCATCCAAATCAATGCTGGCATCTCTCCCCTGCAGGCTTGCCAGTCCCTTATCGCTTTCAATTTCGCCGATCAGGTCCGTCAGACTCTCATCCTCCTCGGCGTAATACTTATTCATAGCCGCATTCAGGGCATCCGGGTCGGCTACCTTGGCTTCAACGGTAAAGCCCATCAGGGTGCTCAAATCATCCGTAGCCCGGAAATTGTCTGGACTGTCCAAAGCCACAACCAGATGGTTGCGTTTCTTATCATAATCAATAGGAAGAATCCGATAGGTTTTGGCCATTTGTGCGGGGACCTGACTGATAACTTCCTGAGGAATTTCAAGACTATCTATCTCGATATATTCCATCCCCCGCTGACCGGCCAAAGCGATGGCAAGCTCCTTCTCCTTGATAAGCCCCATCTCAATAAAAATCTGACCGATTTTGACCTTTCCCCGTTCCTTCTGAATGCGCAGGGCCTCATGAACTTGTTCACGAGTTACAAGGCCCATTTTTATCAATATTCGGCCTAATGTTCTGCCTTTTAATTCTTGTACCGGAGGCAACTTTGCCATTTTCTGTTCTCCAACCAGATAAGTTTCGCCTCTATAAAATTATACGGACTATCGAAAACCGGTTCAACATCTTTTTGAGCATGGACACTTGGCAAATAACAAAATTTCTTGCCCAATCCATTGCCCAAATACAAAAAATCTAAAAGGAAAAAGCAAAAACAAGAAGAACAAACTGAGCTGAAAGAAAAGAGGGTCTTGAACAATTTGTCAGATGAAAGTCTGAAAAAAGATATTATTTTTAGCAAAAAAACAATTGGACACTTGGCAAATAACAGAAAAAATAAAACAAATAATATCGAAAAAGTCTCCTTATTATGAAGTCTTCAAAATTGGCCCGTATTCATCTTCGATGCTCTTGCCTTTCATCTTTCCTTTCATCGAAACGCCCATCTTCTTTTCCGCTTTCTCCAGCAATTCACCGGGGTTTCTCGCATAATCAAGCATCGTTTCAAGACTTATTTTCTCGTTTTCCCACAATTCCCACAGATGGTCGTCCAAAAGCTGCATTCCGAGTTTTTTCCCAATCTGAATGCTCGACTCAATACGATAAACCTTATTTTCACGAATCAGGTTCGAAATAGCCGGCGTAACCACCATAAATTCATAGGCCGCTACACGTCCTTTTGGAATCCGGGGACAGAGGGCCTGGCTTAATACAGCAATCAGGTTCGTGCTCAACTGAACGCGAATCTGCTCCTGCTGGCTGACGGGAAAGGCATCAATAATACGGTTTACTGTTCCCTGACAGCCGGTTGTGTGCAAAGTTCCGAACACAAGGTGTCCGGTTTCCGCCGCCGTAATGGCTGCTTCCATTGTTTCCAAGTCGCGCAATTCACCCACCAGAATGACATCCGGGTCCTGACGCAATGAACGGCGAAGGGCTTCCGCGAATGTCGGGACATCAATCCCAACCTCACGCTGGTTAATAATCGATTTTTTGTGCTGATGATAATATTCAATCGGCTCTTCAATTGTAATAATATGCAGGTCCAGATTCTCGTTAATATAATTAATCATACTTGCCAGAGTTGTCGTTTTACCGGAACCTGTCGGACCTGTCACCAAAAACAGCCCTCTGGGGCGTCGACACAAAGCCGCACAAATCTTCGGCAAGCCAATCTGCTCAAACGTCAGCAGTTCCGAGGGAATCAAACGAAGCACCATTGAAATATGTCCCTTTTGACGGAAAACCGCTGTACGGAACCGCCCCGCATCTCCAAAAGCAAAACCAAAGTCCGTGCCCCCAACCTCCTGAAGTTCCTGCTGGTTTCTTTCCGGTGTGATGCTTTTCATCAGAGCCACCGTATCTTCCGGCTCGAGAACCTTGGTATCCAGCGAACGAAGACGTCCGCTGATTCGAAGAACCGGGGGACGGCCGACGACCAAATGCAGGTCCGAGCCGCCCATTTTAATGCACGCTTCCAGCAAACGGTCAATATGAAGTGAAGGCATAGTCCTTTCCCTATTCCAAAACCAATGTCTAAGCCGTATCGATCACAAGTCCTTCCGCCTGGGTTACATTGGTTACTTCCTGCGGAGTTGTAATCCCTTTGAATACTTTAATTCGTCCGTCCATCAGCAGCGTCTTCATCCCGCTGGCTCGAGCCGCCTTGCGAAGCTCCGTCGTCGGCGCCTTCTGGAAGGCCAGCTCCCGCAATTGGCTGTTCATCTCCATCATTTCAAAAATGGCAATTCGCCCGCGGTATCCCGTTCCCTGACATCGGCTGCATCCGGCCCCTTTATAAATCGGATGTTTGCGAATATCTTCCGGTGTAATATTCAAAAGCCGCAAATAATGAGGATCGGGCTTTTCATCAATCACTTTACAATTCTTGCAAATCGTACGAACCAGACGCTGGGCCATAATAGCCTGAATCGAACTGGCTACCAGGAAGGGTTTGACCCCCATATCAATCAGACGGGTAATGGCACTGGGAGCATCATTGGTGTGAAGGGTACTGAATACCAGGTGGCCTGTCAGGGCCGCCTGAATAGCAATATCCGCCACCACACCATCACGAATTTCACCGATTAGGATGATGTTCGGCGACTGACGCAGCATCGCCCGCAGAATCTTTTCAAACGTCAGACCGATTTCCGTTCGGACCTGACACTGGTTGATTCCGCTGATATTGTATTCAACCGGGTCTTCCGCCGTGATGATTTTCTTGTCCGGACGGTTCAGTTCCTGCAGGGCTGCATACAGGGTGGTCGTTTTTCCGCTTCCGGTCGGTCCGGTCACCAGAAAAATTCCATTGGGACGCTTAATAATTCGGATAAACCGCTCATAATCATCCGGTTCAAAACCAATCGCCTGAATACCAATATTGACTGAATCAGGCCGCAAGATACGCAGGACGGTGCTTTCCCCGTGATAGCCCGGCAGACAGGACACACGAAAGTCAATATCCTGGTTTTCAACCCGTCTTTTGATACGGCCGTCCTGCGGAAGCCGCCTCTCGCCGATATCCATACCCGACATAATCTTAATACGGGCCAAAAGAGGGGCCTGCATGTTCTTCGGAATGTTGTCTCGTTCAATGCAAACTCCGTCAATTCGATAACGAATCCTCACTCGGTCGGCCATCGGCTCAATATGAATATCGCTGGCCCGCATCTTGACCGCCTCGTCGATGATGAGGTTGACCAGGCGGATAATCGGCCCTTCATCCTCTTCTGAAGCCTGCGCCCGCCGCACTTCCGCCTCAATAGCATGCCCCGCTTCGGCCAGTTCCGCCGCCGTTGCGTCAATACTGCTGCGGACCTCATCCATCTTGCGATTGATATAAGCCTCAATCTTGCTCGGACTGGCCAGATAACATTCCAAATCGGAAGCCAGACGAAACCGCAACAGATCCAGCAGTTCCAAGTTCATCGGGTCCGGAATAATGATTTTCAGCCGGCCATTTTCTTTCCCAAGCGGCAGAACCCGATGTTTCTTAATAATTTCTTCAGGAATCAGACTTCGAATGTCGGATGGGATTTCGACCTCGTCCAAATCGACATAATTCATCCCGAATTGGCGAGCCAAGGCCTGCATAATCTGGTCTTCTGTGGCAAGACCCATCTCCACGAGCGTTTCGCCCAAACGCCGGTTCGTCTCCTTGGCTTTTTTGAGGGCTTTAATCAGATTGGGCTTATCCACCCACCCTTTGGCGTATAAAATCTCTCCCAAATGTCTGCGGCTCTTGGCCATATTTCCCCTGTTTGAGACTACTTTTGACGTTTAGAAAGGTTCAATATAACAAAACTTTTCTAAACAGTCAAACCTTTCAGCTGCAATCGAAGCCAATTCAGCGCTGTCAAGGAAGCCCGCTGGCGTACCGTTTCTCGGCCCACCGGCGCAAACCGGAAGGTTTGAACCTCCGTCCGTCCCAGAAAGAAAAGACCGATACAAACCATCCCCACCGGCTTTTCGGGTGTCCCGCCTTCCGGACCGGCAATTCCGCTGATACTTAAAGCGGCATCCGCGCCGCTTCGCTGAGCGGCGCCGGCAGCCATTGCGGCCGCAACCGGCTCCGACACAGCACCATACCGGCTTATCAAATCCTCCGACACCCCCAAATCCCGGATTTTTGCCTCGTTGCTGTAGGTCACCCACCCTCCCCAAAAGTACTCGCTGGAGCCCGGAATATCCGTAATCATCTTGGCCAGCAACCCCCCTGTACAGGACTCCGCAACTGCTAATTTCAGCCGTTTTTCTCTGAAAAGCCGTCCCACAACCTGCGGCAGAGTGTCCTCATCAAATCCATACACTGCATCCCCGAGTATTTGACAGAGTAAATTCTTATCCGCATCAATCATTTGCCCGGCGGATTGGCCGTCCGCAGCCGACGCAATAATATGCAGCAAGACATCTCCGCCTTCAACAGTGGTATTAATCTGCGGATTTCGTTCCCGCCGCATCAAATCGCCCAGTTTTTCGGCAATGACGGATTCCCCGACCCCGAAACAGCGGACTTTCCCCATCTCAATGACGTCTGTTCGGCCGTCGGCTGTCAGTTCCGGACAAACACTGTCATTAAACATCGCCATCATTTCCGACGGCACACCCGGCAGACAAAAATACCGCTTGCCCCCCTGCTCGGCCGAAATCCCGCATGCCGTCCCCTTCGGATTTGCCAGGGCCTTCGCTCCGCAAGGCAAATACGCCTGGACACGATTGGTGGATGCGGTTTTCAGCCCCCGCCGCTCAAAAAACGCTTCAATCGTCTGCCAGATATCCGCTCGAAACTCCAAAGGCCTGCCCAAAAACTTGCCCAGCGCAAACCGGGTCAGGTCATCGGCCGTCGGCCCCAATCCCCCCGTTAGAATCACCACATCGCTTATCCGGGAAACCTCACCCAAAACAGCGGCAATGGCCTCTACATCATCCGGCACCAAAACCACCCGGCAGGTTCGATACCCGAGCCGCAAAAGCCGGCCCTGCAGCCAGTTCGAATTCGTATCGACACGCTGGCCGTTCAGCAGTTCATTTCCGACGGCAACAATCGAAGCGCTTTTCATTCCCTTCCAACCCCCGCCGTCAGACCTCAATCAGGGCCTTGATGACCCCATCCCGATAGTCGGAGACAAGCTCAAAAGCCGACGGCGTCTGCTCAAACGAAAACCGATGGGTCAGCATATAATCCACGTTTACGCGGCCCTCCGCCACCCAGTCAATCGCTTTCTGCGTGCAGTGATTCTGCCGGCGGACATTGATCAGCGTCAACTCTTTTCGACGCATCCGGTCCGGAACAAAACTGACGCGGTCCTCCCTGGGGATTCCCACGAGCATCAGCCGCCCGCCGGGGGCCAGCAGGTCCACCCCATGGTCCAGCGTCTGCTGCTGGCCGGCACATTCGAAAACAGCATCCAGTCCCAGCGGTTCGTGCCGGAGGATCGCCGAGGGGATATCCTGAAAAAGCGGATTGCCGCACCAAATCGCCCCGGCCCGTTCCGCGGCCTTCAGGCGGGCCTCGATTTTATCCGTCACATATATTCGTTCCACTCCGGCGGCTTTGGCCGCTTCCAGAACCGACAGCCCGATAGGGCCGGAGCCGAGAATCGCAATGCGTGCCCCCGCCTTCAGACCGGCCAGCTGAACGGCATAAATTCCGATGGCCAGCGGCTCGCACAACACCGCCTGTTCGAGGGTAATCTTGTCCCCCGTCGGAAAGCAGCTGTCCTCCGGCATCACGATATACTCGCAAAGACAGCCGGAAATCTGCCCCGGACAGCCCAAAAATTTCTGGTTTCGGCAGGTATTGATGCGTCCCTGCCGGCACTGATCGCACCGCCCGCAGGCAATCAGCGGGTCCACGGCAACCGTTTGACCCGGCCGCACACGCCGAACCTCCGGCCCGACCTGCTCCACGGTGCCGGCGCATTCGTGGCCGACCACAAACGGAAACTCCACCACCTGGCTGCCGATTCGGCCGGTTTCGTAATAGTGTACATCGCTGCCGCATACCCCCACCGCCCGCACCCGAACCAGGACATCGTTCGGCCCGCGGACCGACGGGCGGGGCACTTCCGCCATTTCGATTCGCTCAATCCCAGTCAGCAGCTGGGCTTTCATAGACATTTTTTTCGCCAAAAGATTCCTCCGCTGATTGTCCGCCGGCTTCATAACAGGATTCGGCGGGAACAATATTTACAATAGCTCCCCAGCGCGGGGTTCGGATGAGGTATTATAAACAAAAAGCCGCACCGACGGCACAAAAAAAACTCCGCCGGTTTCGACGGTCTTTGGACAGCGGCAGCGAAATATTTATTATTCCGTTAAACGAAAGACCGGAAATTTGGATTGAGTGTACAGCATCTGCCAATCATCGCTGACAGTCAGCTTGCAGATTTCTTTTGCGACCGATAAGAATTTCTCAAAGGTTTGTTTTTCGACAGGCCGGCTTCCGTGCGCCAGAATAGACCGATTTCGCCGGGCAAAAATACCGTCATTCTGCGAACTGTGGTCTTTGTAAATTCCGAACAGATTTTGGGCTTTTTTTGCGTCTTGTTTCTGCTGGTCGCTGAATCGTTCCGGATATTGTTTTGCCGCCTCGGCGATAACTGCTCCCAGAACAATCTGAACCGCCAGGCCGACTCGCTTGAGCTTGGGCAGGCCCTCCGCCCGTTCTCCGCATTCTTTAGATTTCTGCCTGTACAAGGCATCCAGATCACAGCCGACAAACTGTTTCCGAAGGGCTTCCCAGTCTGCGCTGCCGGGGTCAAAATCAGGGATCAGTCTGGATAAAAGAAGGCTGGCTGCCATCTCGATGCACCGGTAGAGTCGGGCAACGGCGTCATCATAACTTTCCTGGATCCCGCGGCGTTCAGCATTCCGGAGAAGGTCGATCAGACGATAGGGATCCAGCAGCGCCGGTTTATTCGGCTCATACGCCTTTTTCAGACCTTTCAGAAAAGTCAGATTGTCTTCGACTTCGTCCGGAGAAATAAACTGATGATTCAGACGCTGACACGTCTGAAGTGTTTTTTCAAAGGTGGCGTAAAATGTCCCTGCATATTCTTTATTCGGCTCACTGTGAGCGAACCGGTCCCACTGGTGATACAGCCGGATGACCTGAATGGCCATCTCGGTTTTGTGATATTGTTCCTGAAAGCTGGTGGTGTCCAGAAGCGTCTGCAGGGCGGACAGGGCCGACGCAAAATCAAACCGCTGCAGGGCCTTTTCGGCAGTCTGAAGCACAGGGTCCCCATAGCAGTCATACGGATTTTTTAAAAGATATAAGTTCTCAGAAAACGGCTCCGTAATTCCTTTGACTTCCACGCTGTCCAAATAAAGTACGGGAATGCGCCGCCAAAATCCAAAAGCGGCCAGCGTTCCGCTCATAGCTTTTTTGCCGCCGGTAATATCACAAATCCAGCTGTAGGACTTGTTCTCTTTCTTTTCGACAATTCGAACCAGGTCTCGATAGGTCTGAGCACTGTCCAAGGGGTCGATGAACAGGGGTTCCAAAGAAACCCGGTCTTTCAAAAGGGCCTTGAAGGTCTCATTGGACAGGATGGATTCGACGGTCCTTTGGCTTTCTTTGGTATGAATCAGAACCGCTTTTTCGGGCTGGATGATGGCCATAGAAATCAGAATGGGCCCTTCACTAAAACCCACCAGAATAAATAAAGCCCGTTTTTCGTTCGGCAGTGCTTTCTGAATGGATTGACTGAGCATGGGCAAATACCGCATTTCAAAAGACAGCGCTTGTTTGTGCAGCTCAGCGAGGACATTGCGGTCCTGGGCTCCGTTTTTCTCTGCCGCAAACTTTTCCCGAATCTCCTGAATTTTCGGCCAATCGGCTGGGGCCACAATCCCTTGAAGGTCCATTCTTTGCCCTTTCCTGCTGACATTCCGGCAGGGACTATAAAGGAAAAGAAGAAATTTGTCAAGGATCTATACACAAACAGCAGGAGGTCTTCTGAGATGTACGGCCGTCAAAAAAGCCCCAAATCCGAATCTCGAAATCCGAAACTTGAACATCAGAACAAATTTCGAACCACGGATTTCACGGATTACACGGATTAAAAAAAGGAAGGAAAAAAGCAAACGAAAGTACAGGATAACTGCTGACTGGCGACTGGCAGCAGGATACTGGGTACCGGCGGCCGGACGCCGGACGTTTCAATCCCTTATTCATCAGGGAAAAATTGCAAGTGAAGCTGTGCAGCTATTCGGAGAGCCGGTGCATATTCAGGTTTCAATCCTTTATTCATCAGGGAAAAATTGCAAGAAGAACTCGAGCAATTGGACAACTTTATAAATGACCTTGAAGTTTCAATCCCTTATTCATCAGGGAAAAATTGCAAGTTTGGCGTCTTTTTCTCCTTGCTGCATCGGGATTTGAACGACGTTTCAATCCCTTATTCATCAGGGAAAAATTGCAAGAGCATTTCTATGCATTGTAGAAGACCAATCCGAAATATGCCTTTTGTTTCAATCCCTTATTCATCAGGGAAAAATTGCAAGGGCGCGTGTCCGGGCAGAAACATTTTTTGAAGAAAGGGGAAGTTTCAATCCCTTATTCATCAGGGAAAAATTGCAAGACTGGTAGAGATCTGCCACAGGACAGATCCCTACAGTCTGCTGTTTCAATCCCTTATTCATCAGGGAAAAATTGCAAGGGCTCTTCCGCTCTCGAACTGACGATCGCCGGAGTCCTCTTGTTTCAATCCCTTATTCATCAGGGAAAAATTGCAAGTTTTTTTGCACCATACCCGATACCCTCTATCCACTATTCCCGTTTCAATCCCTTATTCATCAGGGAAAAATTGCAAGAAGTGCCGCACGCCTTCACACCTACTATGACGACGAGGGGTTTCAATCCCTTATTCATCAGGGAAAAATTGCAAGTGCCCTACGAAACCGCCTCCAACCAGATTTGCTGTGTCCTGGCGTTTCAATCCCTTATTCATCAGGGAAAAATTGCAAGCCAAAAAGACCGGAGAAAAGTCCCCGGATTATCGGGGGATGTTTCAATCCCTTATTCATCAGGGAAAAATTGCAAGATTATTTCCCAGAA
The nucleotide sequence above comes from Anaerohalosphaeraceae bacterium. Encoded proteins:
- a CDS encoding alcohol dehydrogenase catalytic domain-containing protein translates to MAKKMSMKAQLLTGIERIEMAEVPRPSVRGPNDVLVRVRAVGVCGSDVHYYETGRIGSQVVEFPFVVGHECAGTVEQVGPEVRRVRPGQTVAVDPLIACGRCDQCRQGRINTCRNQKFLGCPGQISGCLCEYIVMPEDSCFPTGDKITLEQAVLCEPLAIGIYAVQLAGLKAGARIAILGSGPIGLSVLEAAKAAGVERIYVTDKIEARLKAAERAGAIWCGNPLFQDIPSAILRHEPLGLDAVFECAGQQQTLDHGVDLLAPGGRLMLVGIPREDRVSFVPDRMRRKELTLINVRRQNHCTQKAIDWVAEGRVNVDYMLTHRFSFEQTPSAFELVSDYRDGVIKALIEV
- a CDS encoding GspE/PulE family protein, whose translation is MAKSRRHLGEILYAKGWVDKPNLIKALKKAKETNRRLGETLVEMGLATEDQIMQALARQFGMNYVDLDEVEIPSDIRSLIPEEIIKKHRVLPLGKENGRLKIIIPDPMNLELLDLLRFRLASDLECYLASPSKIEAYINRKMDEVRSSIDATAAELAEAGHAIEAEVRRAQASEEDEGPIIRLVNLIIDEAVKMRASDIHIEPMADRVRIRYRIDGVCIERDNIPKNMQAPLLARIKIMSGMDIGERRLPQDGRIKRRVENQDIDFRVSCLPGYHGESTVLRILRPDSVNIGIQAIGFEPDDYERFIRIIKRPNGIFLVTGPTGSGKTTTLYAALQELNRPDKKIITAEDPVEYNISGINQCQVRTEIGLTFEKILRAMLRQSPNIILIGEIRDGVVADIAIQAALTGHLVFSTLHTNDAPSAITRLIDMGVKPFLVASSIQAIMAQRLVRTICKNCKVIDEKPDPHYLRLLNITPEDIRKHPIYKGAGCSRCQGTGYRGRIAIFEMMEMNSQLRELAFQKAPTTELRKAARASGMKTLLMDGRIKVFKGITTPQEVTNVTQAEGLVIDTA
- a CDS encoding competence/damage-inducible protein A, coding for MKSASIVAVGNELLNGQRVDTNSNWLQGRLLRLGYRTCRVVLVPDDVEAIAAVLGEVSRISDVVILTGGLGPTADDLTRFALGKFLGRPLEFRADIWQTIEAFFERRGLKTASTNRVQAYLPCGAKALANPKGTACGISAEQGGKRYFCLPGVPSEMMAMFNDSVCPELTADGRTDVIEMGKVRCFGVGESVIAEKLGDLMRRERNPQINTTVEGGDVLLHIIASAADGQSAGQMIDADKNLLCQILGDAVYGFDEDTLPQVVGRLFREKRLKLAVAESCTGGLLAKMITDIPGSSEYFWGGWVTYSNEAKIRDLGVSEDLISRYGAVSEPVAAAMAAGAAQRSGADAALSISGIAGPEGGTPEKPVGMVCIGLFFLGRTEVQTFRFAPVGRETVRQRASLTALNWLRLQLKGLTV
- a CDS encoding TIGR02710 family CRISPR-associated CARF protein, which encodes MDLQGIVAPADWPKIQEIREKFAAEKNGAQDRNVLAELHKQALSFEMRYLPMLSQSIQKALPNEKRALFILVGFSEGPILISMAIIQPEKAVLIHTKESQRTVESILSNETFKALLKDRVSLEPLFIDPLDSAQTYRDLVRIVEKKENKSYSWICDITGGKKAMSGTLAAFGFWRRIPVLYLDSVEVKGITEPFSENLYLLKNPYDCYGDPVLQTAEKALQRFDFASALSALQTLLDTTSFQEQYHKTEMAIQVIRLYHQWDRFAHSEPNKEYAGTFYATFEKTLQTCQRLNHQFISPDEVEDNLTFLKGLKKAYEPNKPALLDPYRLIDLLRNAERRGIQESYDDAVARLYRCIEMAASLLLSRLIPDFDPGSADWEALRKQFVGCDLDALYRQKSKECGERAEGLPKLKRVGLAVQIVLGAVIAEAAKQYPERFSDQQKQDAKKAQNLFGIYKDHSSQNDGIFARRNRSILAHGSRPVEKQTFEKFLSVAKEICKLTVSDDWQMLYTQSKFPVFRLTE